A region of Aquarana catesbeiana isolate 2022-GZ linkage group LG08, ASM4218655v1, whole genome shotgun sequence DNA encodes the following proteins:
- the LOC141106511 gene encoding uncharacterized protein, with protein sequence MLWKVSVAHQQDIPLPHRHNNWTGSESPSCSLTMDENHVTERILSLTLEIIYLLTGEGCTVVNKASERVTPRSHPRFPERSSKINSKKILEVTQKIIELLTGEVPIRCQDVTVYFSMEEWEYIEGQKDLYKEVIAENAKPFTSQGESEVAISHNDHKTHKVHFDEQTISDLCKPKTKNCAEAPKMGQYGKTPVASCTKYTQTELDQDREESSSFHEDNDIIYSTPEDPVIDRITEIPKPLEEPNCSDDEDCLMTIEPEKEMESDVVRIRSHPQTVQKSAEVHDHQSVWPQNCVSTYKKSHTALNLPEMDNPSNCIFEVSSLCPEESVTHMDVYAASNRRPGPYRLAQTPEEAKNVMFTNIFTPADLTQDELTSIKQELVTWEEESLSFQEIYLPVKHIQDTTAGGVLASRSNNLHVNFATTHVKMEHGEEDNVEDFTPQEPAQDAFVDVCIEEDSKDSINTEELGKNQTLLNYTGFGENFNSGLGYTTQPMYNCPDCKRSFSNSSNLAKHQLLCRGRKPHVCSGCGKCFASASYLVIHERIHTGERPFACSHCGKSFSRKPDLVRHERIHTGERPFACPDCGKRFTSVSNIFMHRRIHTGVKPFPCSQCGKRFIKKSDLVRHEKIHLPQRPLPCPECGQLFGSNHILNKHMLSHAGGMQVAFQGGS encoded by the exons ATGCTTTGGAAG GTTTCTGTTGCCCATCAGCAAGACATTCCGCTGCCACACAGACACAACAATTGGACTGGCTCAGAGTCGCCCAGCTGTTCACTTACAATGGACGAGAATCACGTGACTGAGAGGATACTAAGCCTCACattggagatcatctacctgctgaccggagag GGTTGCACAGTTGTTAATAAGGCCAGCGAGCGGGTGACACCTCGCAGCCACCCTCGCTTCCCCGAGCGATCCAGCAAAATCAACTctaagaagattctagaagtcactcagaagatcattgagctgctgacgggagag gttcctataaggtgtcaggatgtcactgtctatttctctatggaggagtgggagtatatagaaggacaGAAGGATCTCTACAAAGAAGTCATAGCAGAAAATGCAAAGCCTTTTACCTCTCAAG GTGAATCAGAAGTCGCAATCTCCCACAATGATCATAAAACGCACAAGGTACACTTTGACGAGCAGACGATCTCCGACCTGTGCAAGCCGAAGACCAAGAACTGTGCAGAGGCACCAAAAATGGGTCAATATGGAAAAACCCCTGTGGCCTCATGTACAAAATACACGCAGACGGAGCTTGACCAGGACAGGGAAGAGTCGTCTTCTTTCCATGAAGACAATGATATAATTTACTCTACGCCTGAAGATCCCGTAATTGACCGTATAACCGAAATTCCAAAACCGCTTGAAGAACCCAATTGCTCTGATGACGAGGACTGTCTGATGACCATCGAACCTGAAAAGGAGATGGAAAGCGACGTGGTCCGAATTCGTTCTCATCCACAAACGGTTCAAAAATCTGCTGAGGTTCATGACCATCAGTCTGTGTGGCCCCAAAATTGCGTGTCCACCTATAAGAAGAGTCATACGGCCCTAAATCTCCCAGAGATGGATAACCCATCAAACTGTATCTTCGAGGTTTCTTCTTTATGCCCAGAGGAAAGCGTTACCCACATGGACGTATATGCAGCTTCTAACAGACGACCAGGGCCGTATAGATTGGCCCAAACCCCAGAGGAAGCCAAGAACGTAATGTTCACCAACATCTTCACCCCCGCGGACCTAACTCAAGATGAGTTAACGAGCATCAAGCAAGAGTTGGTTACTTGGGAGGAGGAAAGCCTCTCGTTTCAAGAAATCTACCTACCTGTGAAACATATACAGGATACTACAGCAGGAGGGGTGCTAGCAAGCCGCAGCAACAATTTACACGTCAACTTTGCTACCACCCATGTTAAGATGGAACATGGAGAAGAGGACAACGTGGAAGATTTTACACCTCAAGAACCAGCTCAGGATGCCTTTGTGGACGTTTGCATAGAAGAGGATAGCAAGGACTCAATTAATACTGAAGAATTAGGCAAAAACCAGACTTTGCTGAATTATACAGGCTTTGGGGAGAACTTTAACAGTGGGCTTGGTTACACCACCCAACCAATGTACAACTGCCCAGATTGCAAAAGATCATTCTCCAACAGCAGCAACCTGGCCAAGCACCAGCTGCTGTGCCGGGGCCGGAAGCCACACGTGTGCTCGGGCTGCGGCAAGTGTTTCGCCAGCGCTTCCTACCTCGTCATCCACGAGCGCATCCACACCGGCGAGCGGCCGTTCGCCTGCTCTCACTGCGGGAAGAGCTTTTCGCGGAAGCCGGACCTGGTCAGACATGAGCGCATACATACTGGCGAAAGGCCGTTTGCGTGCCCAGACTGCGGTAAACGCTTCACCAGCGTGTCCAACATTTTCATGCATAGGCGCATCCACACAGGCGTCAAACCTTTCCCCTGCTCGCAGTGCGGAAAGAGGTTTATTAAGAAGTCGGACCTGGTCCGCCACGAGAAGATTCACTTGCCACAGAGACCCCTGCCTTGTCCGGAGTGTGGTCAACTTTTTGGATCCAATCATATCCTGAATAAGCATATGCTAAGCCATGCCGGGGGGATGCAGGTGGCTTTCCAGGGAGGAAGCTGA